In one Komagataeibacter sp. FNDCR2 genomic region, the following are encoded:
- the mtnK gene encoding S-methyl-5-thioribose kinase, whose protein sequence is MNQTTYHTLGATGIRSLIAGVPAVAQHLGGTPDLWRVREVSDGNLNNVFIVGGPEGEVCLKQSLPHVRVDPTWKMPLDRTFFEATWLRAVLPLVGGLTTEFLHFDPVLHVLIVESLSGHAVYRTALMRQMDWPDVAPRIGAFIARATFGTSLLALPFEDVFATRRTFAGNVALTRITLDLVFDQPYRDHPRNNWDETELTSLVLDIRSSAPTLLAIENLRLRFLSQPQALLHGDLHTGSIMTTPEDTRVIDGEFALYGPIGFDCGMFVGNLVLHYFATPDLTARKATLRDITAFWASFHEQFLALWNRDETPPPGTLRPLAYGPAAHVARLAFLEEIEADTTGFAAAEIIRRIIGYAHTADFDVIADPRQRAACRAGALSFAYHILDHTSQIRTIGDFVLQLDAREKVGL, encoded by the coding sequence ATGAACCAGACCACCTATCACACGCTGGGCGCCACGGGCATCCGCAGCCTGATCGCGGGCGTGCCCGCGGTTGCCCAGCACCTTGGCGGCACGCCGGATCTATGGCGGGTGCGGGAGGTGAGCGATGGCAACCTGAACAATGTCTTCATTGTCGGCGGCCCGGAGGGGGAGGTCTGCCTCAAGCAGTCACTGCCGCACGTACGCGTGGACCCGACATGGAAAATGCCGCTGGACCGCACGTTTTTCGAGGCCACGTGGCTGCGCGCGGTCCTGCCCCTGGTGGGCGGGCTGACCACGGAATTCCTGCATTTCGACCCCGTGCTGCATGTCCTGATCGTGGAGAGCCTGTCCGGCCACGCGGTGTACCGCACCGCCCTCATGCGCCAGATGGACTGGCCCGACGTCGCGCCACGCATCGGGGCGTTCATCGCACGCGCAACCTTCGGCACCTCGCTGCTTGCCCTGCCATTCGAGGATGTATTCGCGACGCGCCGCACCTTCGCGGGCAATGTCGCGCTGACCCGCATCACCCTGGATCTCGTATTCGACCAGCCGTACCGCGACCACCCGCGTAATAACTGGGATGAGACGGAACTGACGTCGCTGGTGCTGGATATCCGTTCCAGCGCGCCTACGCTGCTCGCCATCGAGAACCTGCGCCTGCGCTTCCTGTCGCAACCACAGGCACTGCTGCATGGGGATCTGCATACCGGCTCGATCATGACCACGCCCGAGGATACCCGCGTGATCGATGGTGAGTTCGCGCTATACGGTCCCATCGGGTTTGATTGCGGCATGTTCGTCGGCAATCTCGTGCTGCATTATTTCGCAACGCCGGATTTGACGGCGCGCAAGGCGACGTTGCGCGATATCACCGCATTCTGGGCCAGTTTTCATGAGCAGTTCCTTGCCCTGTGGAACCGGGACGAAACACCGCCCCCCGGCACGCTGCGCCCGCTGGCCTACGGTCCCGCCGCCCATGTGGCGCGGCTTGCCTTCCTGGAGGAAATAGAGGCCGACACCACAGGATTCGCAGCCGCCGAGATCATCCGCCGCATCATCGGCTACGCGCATACGGCGGATTTTGACGTCATCGCCGACCCACGCCAGCGCGCGGCCTGCCGCGCGGGGGCGTTATCCTTTGCCTACCACATACTCGACCACACATCGCAGATACGCACGATCGGCGATTTCGTGCTCCAGTTGGACGCGCGCGAAAAGGTCGGTCTGTAG
- the pgm gene encoding phosphoglucomutase (alpha-D-glucose-1,6-bisphosphate-dependent), with translation MPSISPFAGKPVDPDRLVNIDALLDAYYTRKPDPAVAAQRVAFGTSGHRGSSLSTSFNENHILAISQAICDYRRGAHIDGPLFIGIDTHALSRPALKSALEVFAANGVQTRIDAKDGYTPTPVISHAILTYNRDRSSGLADGVVITPSHNPPEDGGFKYNPPHGGPADTDITKVVEAAANDYIARNMNGVRRVAYETALASPTVQRHDYITPYVEDLGAVVDMDIIRDSGISIGIDPLGGAAVDYWQPIIDRYGIKATVVSTEVDPTFRFMTADWDGKIRMDCSSPYAMARLVGMKDRFDIAFANDTDADRHGIVSGSYGLMNPNHYLATAIEYLFNNRGNWGTNAGVGKTVVSSSIIDRVAKELGRKLVEVPVGFKWFVDGLYNGTLGFGGEESAGASFLRRDGTVWTTDKDGIILGLLAAEITARTGQSPGAAYAAMTARLGTPYYARIDAPASPAQKELLKTLSPDQIGITELAGEPIISTLTRAPGNDAAIGGLKVKTRDGWFAARPSGTENVYKIYAESFKSEAHLEMIQTEAQDAISALFTRAGKKGG, from the coding sequence ATGCCCAGCATAAGCCCTTTTGCCGGTAAGCCGGTCGATCCGGACCGTCTTGTCAACATCGATGCCCTGCTTGACGCCTACTACACCCGCAAGCCCGATCCGGCTGTCGCGGCACAGCGCGTGGCGTTTGGCACATCGGGGCACCGGGGGTCGTCACTGAGCACCAGCTTCAATGAAAACCATATTCTCGCGATCAGCCAGGCCATCTGTGACTACCGCCGGGGCGCGCATATCGACGGTCCGCTTTTCATCGGGATCGATACCCACGCCCTGTCGCGCCCGGCGCTCAAATCCGCGCTGGAGGTCTTTGCCGCCAATGGCGTGCAGACCCGTATCGACGCAAAGGACGGCTATACCCCCACCCCCGTCATCTCACATGCGATCCTGACCTATAATCGCGACCGCAGCAGCGGTCTGGCCGATGGCGTGGTGATTACCCCCTCCCACAACCCGCCGGAGGATGGCGGTTTCAAATACAACCCCCCCCATGGCGGCCCGGCGGATACCGACATTACGAAAGTGGTGGAAGCGGCGGCGAATGACTACATCGCCCGCAATATGAACGGGGTCAGGCGCGTGGCGTATGAAACCGCGCTGGCGTCACCCACCGTGCAACGCCACGATTACATCACCCCGTATGTGGAGGATCTGGGTGCGGTGGTGGATATGGACATCATCCGCGACAGTGGCATTTCCATCGGGATCGACCCGCTGGGCGGGGCGGCGGTCGATTACTGGCAGCCGATCATCGACCGCTACGGCATAAAGGCCACCGTGGTCAGCACGGAGGTCGATCCCACCTTCCGCTTCATGACGGCGGACTGGGATGGAAAGATCCGCATGGACTGCTCCTCCCCCTACGCCATGGCGCGTCTGGTGGGGATGAAGGACCGTTTCGACATTGCCTTCGCCAATGATACGGACGCCGACCGGCACGGTATCGTGTCCGGGTCGTACGGGCTCATGAACCCGAACCATTATCTGGCCACCGCCATCGAGTACCTGTTCAACAACCGGGGTAACTGGGGCACGAACGCGGGCGTGGGCAAGACGGTCGTCAGCAGCAGCATCATCGACCGCGTGGCGAAGGAACTTGGCCGCAAGCTGGTGGAAGTGCCGGTTGGATTCAAATGGTTCGTGGACGGGTTATATAACGGCACGCTCGGATTCGGGGGGGAGGAAAGCGCGGGCGCGTCCTTCCTGCGCCGCGATGGCACGGTCTGGACCACGGACAAGGACGGCATCATCCTCGGCCTGCTTGCCGCCGAGATCACGGCCCGCACCGGCCAGTCCCCCGGCGCGGCCTACGCGGCCATGACTGCCCGCCTCGGCACGCCGTACTACGCCCGCATCGACGCACCGGCCAGCCCGGCGCAGAAGGAACTGCTCAAGACGCTTTCCCCCGATCAGATTGGCATTACCGAACTGGCGGGAGAACCGATCATCAGCACCCTGACCCGTGCGCCGGGCAATGACGCGGCGATTGGCGGGCTCAAGGTCAAGACCAGGGATGGCTGGTTCGCGGCCCGTCCGTCCGGGACCGAAAACGTGTATAAAATCTATGCTGAAAGCTTCAAGAGCGAGGCGCATCTCGAAATGATCCAGACGGAGGCGCAGGACGCGATCTCCGCCCTGTTCACCCGGGCAGGAAAAAAGGGGGGATAA
- a CDS encoding Fur family transcriptional regulator — MKDVTCPDSPLADLCRQRGLKLTGQRRTIAFVLSDSDDHPDVEELYRRAVAVDPRISIATVYRTVRLFEENGILQRRDFGGGRARYEVADGEHSDHYHLIDASTGTVIEFENAELNSLLDSIVREKGYDLVTTRLSIVGRRKATPRGDN; from the coding sequence ATGAAAGATGTGACCTGCCCCGATTCTCCGCTTGCGGATCTGTGTCGTCAGCGTGGCCTGAAGCTGACAGGCCAGCGCCGGACCATTGCGTTTGTCCTGTCGGACAGTGACGACCACCCGGATGTGGAAGAGCTTTATCGCCGCGCCGTGGCCGTGGACCCCCGCATTTCCATCGCCACGGTGTACCGCACCGTCCGCCTGTTCGAGGAGAACGGCATTCTCCAGCGGCGCGATTTCGGTGGTGGCCGGGCCCGCTATGAGGTGGCGGATGGGGAACACAGCGATCACTATCATCTGATTGACGCCAGCACCGGCACGGTAATCGAATTCGAGAATGCCGAACTGAATTCACTGCTGGACAGTATCGTGCGGGAGAAAGGCTACGATCTGGTCACCACGCGCCTGTCCATAGTCGGGCGCAGGAAGGCGACGCCGCGCGGCGATAACTGA
- a CDS encoding class I SAM-dependent DNA methyltransferase has product MPRADATPPASVLSSTAIWRIADLLRGRVQPAEYGPVILAFTVLRRMEQARVRPALTLAAVHLAPDGLAAFEALLARLPAPVRSIMTQLEALPLARRLARTGVLEGVVAHFAALDLAPAHYGSEAMALLFEELVHHFTQSRGTGAHYTPPEVADLMADLVFAPDAAGTRHDLYDPAAGTGALLGRAADRLHARGMAVRLFGQELGQQSCALCRADLLLRGQKPQDIAQGDTLLADGHKGRRFARMLANPPFGLDWRHIRDAIRAEHARGPAGRFAAGLPRVSDGSMLFMLHLLAKMRAPRHGGGRVGVVTHAAALCGGGAETGESAIRRHLVEHDLIDTVIALPTDMFVNTGIATYVWILDNHKPATRKGKIRLIDATPLWRRTPRSSGEKRREMIPAHLAAITRACGADGEMDVALREDADGAAEEWALLPRNPVGGPWGNEDGGLPHGDGWTRRAGFSRIVAGREFLYRSLVVEHPAREGAPARTVFTTPMDLDPQAWFTRMIQPHDPESRLDMTRVRVGCAISFASCFHRPVRPRPPGEIKAELQRSMARLAALMPGEEDRVDPEADFTSRDAGP; this is encoded by the coding sequence GTGCCACGCGCTGACGCCACGCCGCCCGCCAGCGTGCTGTCTTCCACCGCCATCTGGCGCATTGCGGATCTGTTGCGTGGGCGTGTCCAGCCGGCGGAATACGGGCCGGTGATTCTGGCCTTTACCGTGCTGCGCCGGATGGAACAGGCCCGTGTCCGCCCCGCGCTGACACTGGCGGCGGTTCATCTAGCCCCCGACGGGCTCGCGGCCTTCGAGGCGCTGCTGGCCCGCCTGCCCGCGCCCGTGCGGAGCATCATGACCCAGCTTGAGGCCCTGCCCTTGGCCCGCCGCCTGGCGCGCACGGGTGTGCTGGAGGGGGTGGTCGCACATTTCGCGGCGCTGGATCTGGCCCCCGCGCATTACGGCAGTGAGGCCATGGCGCTTTTGTTCGAGGAACTGGTCCACCACTTCACCCAAAGCCGGGGAACCGGCGCGCATTACACCCCGCCGGAGGTTGCGGACCTCATGGCCGATCTCGTCTTCGCGCCCGATGCGGCGGGTACGCGGCACGACCTGTATGATCCCGCCGCCGGTACCGGCGCATTGCTGGGGCGGGCGGCGGACAGGTTGCATGCGCGCGGTATGGCGGTGCGCCTGTTCGGGCAGGAACTCGGCCAGCAGTCATGCGCCCTGTGCCGCGCCGACCTGCTGCTGCGCGGGCAGAAGCCGCAGGACATCGCACAGGGCGATACCCTGCTGGCCGATGGGCATAAGGGGCGACGCTTCGCCCGCATGCTGGCCAATCCCCCTTTCGGGCTGGACTGGCGTCATATCCGCGATGCGATACGGGCGGAACATGCTCGGGGCCCCGCCGGGCGGTTCGCCGCCGGGCTGCCCCGGGTGTCGGACGGGTCGATGCTGTTCATGCTGCACCTGCTGGCCAAGATGCGCGCCCCCCGCCATGGGGGCGGTCGCGTGGGGGTCGTGACCCATGCGGCGGCCCTGTGCGGTGGGGGGGCGGAGACGGGGGAATCCGCCATCCGGCGCCATCTGGTGGAACATGACCTGATCGATACGGTCATCGCCCTGCCCACGGATATGTTCGTCAATACCGGCATCGCCACCTATGTATGGATCCTCGATAACCATAAGCCCGCCACGCGGAAGGGGAAAATCCGCCTGATAGACGCCACCCCCCTGTGGCGCAGGACACCGCGCAGCAGCGGTGAAAAGCGGCGCGAGATGATACCGGCGCATCTTGCGGCCATTACGCGGGCCTGCGGGGCCGATGGCGAAATGGATGTCGCGCTGCGCGAGGATGCGGATGGCGCGGCTGAAGAATGGGCCCTGCTGCCGCGCAACCCCGTTGGTGGGCCGTGGGGAAATGAGGATGGCGGTTTACCCCATGGCGATGGCTGGACGCGCCGGGCCGGTTTTTCACGCATCGTGGCGGGGCGGGAATTCCTGTATCGCAGTCTTGTGGTCGAACACCCGGCGCGTGAGGGCGCGCCCGCCCGCACGGTTTTTACCACGCCCATGGATCTGGACCCGCAGGCATGGTTCACCCGCATGATCCAGCCCCATGACCCCGAATCCCGGCTGGACATGACACGCGTGCGGGTGGGGTGCGCGATTTCGTTTGCATCGTGTTTCCACCGCCCCGTGCGGCCGCGTCCGCCAGGCGAGATCAAGGCGGAACTGCAACGCTCCATGGCCCGGCTTGCCGCCCTCATGCCCGGGGAGGAGGACAGGGTGGATCCTGAAGCGGATTTCACCAGTCGCGATGCAGGCCCCTGA
- the bfr gene encoding bacterioferritin, with amino-acid sequence MIKDPKVIEHLNTQLTNELTAINQYYLHARTLRHWGVTLLGKKEYEESIEEMRHADWLIERILYLGGLPNVQRYNQILVGENVEEILKCDLKLEEKAIGDLREGIAYCESVRDYVSRDLLLKILVNEEEHEDFLDRQFDLIKQIGIERYIKLNSAPAPDQE; translated from the coding sequence ATGATCAAGGATCCCAAGGTCATTGAGCATCTTAACACCCAGCTTACGAACGAGCTGACGGCCATCAACCAGTATTATCTTCATGCCCGCACCCTGCGCCACTGGGGCGTGACCCTGCTGGGCAAGAAGGAATACGAGGAATCGATCGAGGAAATGCGCCACGCCGACTGGCTGATCGAGCGCATCCTGTATCTGGGCGGCCTGCCCAACGTGCAGCGCTACAACCAGATTCTGGTGGGCGAGAATGTTGAGGAAATCCTCAAATGCGACCTCAAGCTGGAAGAAAAGGCGATCGGTGACCTCCGTGAAGGCATCGCCTATTGTGAGAGCGTGCGCGATTACGTCTCACGCGACCTGCTGCTCAAGATCCTGGTGAATGAGGAAGAGCATGAAGACTTCCTGGACCGTCAGTTCGACCTGATCAAGCAGATCGGCATTGAACGCTACATCAAGCTCAACTCCGCCCCCGCCCCCGATCAGGAATAA
- a CDS encoding dihydroxyacetone kinase subunit DhaK codes for MKRFFNTRETIVTEALDGFLRSAAGRHLCRLDGYPDTCVIMQRAPDPDRVSIISGGGSGHEPAHAGFVGKGMLTAAVCGALFASPCVDAILAAILATTGQAGCLLVVKNYTGDRLNFGLAAERARALGRQVEVVIVGDDIALPDSTTPRGVAGTILAHKLAGYGAAQGWTLARVTEFVRAAIPRMRTIGLALEDCNPYEPGRGSRLAADQAELGLGIHGEPGAQRIALAGADDLMRRAAETLEASLPTAMPDTRFAVVLNNLGCVPEVEMALLLHAFSHVPLARRVSHVIGPAPLMTALDMNGFSLTLIEMDETITAALEAPVQPRAWPGMAPLGQPAIVPMPDMPDAFPYPATHNPVVTDLLERGAKVLIANEAPLNELDGRIGDGDAGSTFAGAARDIIAVIDRLPMNEPHQLMTTIGNILTQHAGGSSGVLFAIMFSAAGRSTQPWRQALRDGLAHMMECGGAKPGDRTMIDALHPALATLATGGTLQQVAAAARKGADSTITMHSARAGRAAYVPSEYVRNVPDPGAEAVARLLEGLARA; via the coding sequence GGTTATCCCGATACCTGCGTCATCATGCAGCGCGCACCCGACCCCGATCGGGTTTCCATCATTTCCGGCGGTGGTTCGGGGCATGAGCCCGCCCATGCCGGGTTCGTGGGCAAGGGCATGCTGACCGCCGCGGTCTGCGGCGCGCTGTTTGCCTCGCCCTGCGTGGATGCCATCCTTGCCGCCATCCTTGCCACGACGGGGCAGGCGGGCTGCCTGCTGGTGGTCAAGAACTATACCGGCGACCGGCTGAATTTCGGCCTTGCGGCCGAACGCGCCCGCGCATTGGGCAGGCAGGTCGAGGTGGTGATCGTGGGTGACGACATCGCCCTGCCGGACTCAACCACCCCGCGTGGCGTGGCGGGCACCATCCTGGCCCACAAGCTGGCGGGGTACGGCGCGGCACAGGGCTGGACACTGGCGCGCGTGACCGAATTCGTGCGCGCTGCGATACCACGCATGCGTACCATTGGCCTGGCTCTGGAAGACTGCAATCCCTACGAACCGGGACGCGGCAGCCGCCTTGCCGCCGATCAGGCCGAGCTCGGGCTGGGCATCCATGGCGAACCGGGGGCGCAGCGCATCGCGCTGGCAGGGGCCGATGACCTGATGCGCAGGGCCGCCGAAACGCTGGAAGCCAGCCTGCCCACGGCCATGCCCGACACCCGCTTCGCGGTGGTGCTGAACAACCTTGGCTGCGTGCCGGAGGTCGAGATGGCGCTGCTGCTGCACGCCTTCAGCCATGTGCCGCTGGCGCGGCGCGTGTCGCATGTGATCGGCCCGGCGCCACTCATGACCGCGCTGGACATGAATGGCTTCTCCCTTACCCTGATCGAGATGGACGAGACCATCACCGCCGCGCTGGAAGCCCCGGTCCAGCCGCGTGCATGGCCGGGCATGGCCCCGCTGGGCCAGCCCGCCATCGTGCCCATGCCCGACATGCCCGATGCCTTTCCCTATCCCGCCACGCATAACCCGGTGGTGACCGACCTGCTGGAACGGGGCGCGAAGGTGCTGATCGCCAATGAGGCCCCGCTTAACGAACTGGATGGCAGGATTGGCGATGGCGACGCCGGTTCCACCTTCGCCGGGGCCGCGCGCGACATCATCGCCGTCATCGACCGCCTGCCCATGAATGAGCCACACCAGCTCATGACCACGATTGGCAACATCCTGACCCAGCATGCGGGCGGATCGAGCGGTGTGCTGTTCGCCATCATGTTCTCGGCCGCCGGGCGCAGCACGCAGCCATGGCGGCAGGCACTGCGTGACGGGCTGGCGCACATGATGGAATGCGGCGGCGCGAAACCGGGCGACCGCACCATGATCGACGCGCTCCATCCCGCACTCGCCACGCTGGCCACTGGCGGCACGCTGCAACAGGTCGCGGCCGCCGCGCGCAAGGGGGCGGATTCAACCATCACCATGCACAGCGCCCGCGCCGGTCGCGCCGCCTATGTACCCAGTGAATATGTACGCAACGTGCCCGACCCCGGCGCGGAAGCCGTGGCCCGCCTGCTGGAAGGGCTGGCGCGGGCCTGA
- a CDS encoding AI-2E family transporter, with protein MEENRSRTQYIGTFIFVCAVLLFSAWIEQSFLFAFVWGGILSITTYPLYDRLGERGMGDRLAAGLIASGIFALLAVPMIAMAVRAGMEVPSLMAWGRGALHDGIPVSPQVGEIPRIGPRLSALWQRYLSDPDALRHWTGVASRMFAASDGRALPHRLMEMTETFVIATMSVYFYLAASRTLVSDIRAVGRRFLGDRARDVIHNTVGAVRGTVAGLVLVGLGQGVLVGVGYFIAGTPHPALLTLLTAVVSVIPFCGPILLCATVVMTFATTGVTQAIIVGVIGTIAYGVGDHFVRPKLISGSTSIPFLAVLTAILGGLHVFGLLGLFIGPAVIAVALSLWRTAAEEERATR; from the coding sequence CTGTTTTCCGCATGGATTGAACAGTCATTCCTGTTTGCCTTTGTATGGGGCGGGATCCTGAGCATCACGACCTATCCCCTTTATGACCGGCTGGGTGAGCGCGGCATGGGCGACAGGCTGGCGGCGGGGCTGATCGCATCGGGAATTTTCGCCCTGCTGGCCGTGCCCATGATCGCCATGGCGGTACGGGCGGGGATGGAAGTGCCCTCGCTCATGGCATGGGGGCGCGGGGCATTGCATGACGGGATTCCCGTCTCGCCGCAGGTCGGGGAAATTCCCCGCATTGGCCCGCGTCTTTCAGCACTGTGGCAACGCTACCTGTCCGACCCCGATGCGCTGCGGCACTGGACCGGCGTCGCCTCGCGCATGTTCGCGGCCAGTGATGGGCGGGCCCTGCCACACCGGCTTATGGAAATGACGGAAACCTTCGTCATCGCCACGATGTCCGTCTATTTCTACCTCGCCGCGTCACGGACGCTGGTATCGGACATCCGCGCCGTGGGCCGCCGCTTCCTGGGCGACCGTGCGCGTGATGTCATCCATAACACCGTCGGGGCGGTGCGCGGCACGGTCGCGGGGCTGGTGCTGGTCGGGCTGGGTCAGGGCGTGCTGGTGGGGGTTGGCTACTTCATTGCCGGCACGCCCCACCCTGCCCTGCTTACGCTGCTTACGGCGGTGGTCAGTGTCATTCCCTTCTGCGGGCCGATCCTGCTCTGCGCCACCGTCGTCATGACATTCGCGACCACGGGTGTGACGCAGGCCATCATTGTCGGGGTGATCGGCACCATTGCCTATGGCGTGGGGGATCATTTTGTCCGGCCCAAGCTGATCAGCGGCAGTACCAGCATTCCGTTTCTGGCGGTGCTGACGGCCATTCTGGGGGGGCTGCATGTATTTGGCCTGCTGGGGCTGTTCATCGGGCCGGCGGTGATCGCGGTCGCCCTTTCGCTGTGGCGCACGGCGGCGGAAGAAGAACGTGCCACGCGCTGA